A part of Halobaculum sp. MBLA0143 genomic DNA contains:
- a CDS encoding TRAM domain-containing protein: MEISDELICLFSAEIETNGDSYVVEVPRREVETGSVQPGETHRVALIERSESDDTDDGGESTDDGPQPPVDQGEIRYVEVEDLGKQGDGIARVERGYVIIVPGAEVGERVKIEITEVKSNFAVGEIIEEDL, translated from the coding sequence GTGGAAATCTCCGACGAACTCATCTGTCTGTTCAGCGCCGAGATCGAGACAAACGGCGACAGCTACGTCGTCGAGGTACCACGCCGCGAGGTCGAGACCGGGAGCGTCCAGCCCGGCGAGACCCACCGCGTGGCTCTGATCGAACGCTCCGAGTCGGACGACACCGACGACGGAGGCGAGTCGACGGACGACGGTCCACAGCCCCCGGTCGACCAGGGGGAGATCCGGTACGTCGAGGTGGAGGACCTCGGCAAGCAGGGCGACGGGATCGCCCGCGTCGAGCGGGGGTACGTCATCATCGTCCCGGGTGCCGAGGTCGGCGAACGGGTGAAGATCGAGATCACCGAGGTGAAGTCGAACTTCGCCGTCGGCGAGATCATCGAGGAGGACCTGTAG